A single genomic interval of Spinacia oleracea cultivar Varoflay chromosome 6, BTI_SOV_V1, whole genome shotgun sequence harbors:
- the LOC110796370 gene encoding uncharacterized protein, with translation MEIFYILLFGAMAAVVAALELSKTSKDRITTSSAFTSFKNNYLLVYSLMMAGDWLQGPYVYYLYTTYGFGKGEIGQLFIAGFGSSMLFGTIVGSLADKQGRKRACVTYCITYILSCMTKHSPQYKILMVGRILGGIATSLLFSAFESWLVAEHNKKGFEQQWLSVTFSKAIFFGNGLVAILSGLLGNFLVDTFGLGAVAPFDAASCFLIIGMIIILTSWGENFGDSSENKDLLTQFKGAAVAIASDEKIALLGAIQSLFEGSMYTFVFLWTPALSPNDEEIPHGFIFATFMLASMLGSSIASRLLARSAKVESYMQIVFTISSASLMLPIVTSFLVAPSKVKGEGMSFGGYIQVLGFCVFEACVGIFWPSIMKMRSQYIPEEARSTIMNFFRIPLNIFVCIVLYNVEAFPITVMFGMCSIFLFVASILQRRLLVIAESQKPKPQDWTAMKERDPEDEPLNA, from the exons ATGGAGATTTTCTATATTCTGCTGTTCGGAGCAATGGCTGCAGTGGTGGCTGCATTAGAGCTCAGCAAAACCAGCAAAGATCGCATCACTACCTCCTCTGCTTTCACTTCTTTCAAGAATAATTACTTGCTCGTCTACTCTCTTATGATGG CTGGGGATTGGCTACAAGGGCCATATGTGTACTATCTTTACACTACCTATGGTTTTGGCAAGGGAGAGATTGGGCAGCTTTTTATTGCCGGATTTGGATCCTCCATGTTGTTCGGGACGATTGTCGGGTCCCTTGCTGATAAGCA GGGACGTAAGAGGGCATGTGTTACTTACTGTATTACTTACATCTTGAGCTGCATGACCAAGCATTCCCCTCAATACAAAATTCTGATGGTTGGTCGAATTTTGGGAGGCATTGCCACTTCCCTTCTGTTTTCGGCTTTTGAGTCGTGGCTTGTTGCAGAACACAATAAG AAAGGATTTGAACAGCAGTGGCTTTCTGTGACTTTCTCCAAAGCCATTTTCTTTGGCAATGGCCTGGTTGCCATTTTGTCTGGATTATTGGGGAATTTTCTTGTTGATACTTTTGGGCTTGGTGCTGTTGCTCCATTTGATGCAGCATCCTGCTTCCTTATTATTGGTATGATAATCATATTGACTTCGTGGGGTGAAAACTTTGGGGATTCTTCAGAAAATAAAGATTTGCTCACCCAGTTCAAGGGTGCTGCCGTTGCTATTGCTTCTG ATGAGAAAATTGCATTGCTGGGTGCCATACAGTCCTTGTTTGAAGGTTCCATGTATACATTTGTGTTTCTGTGGACTCCTGCATTGAGTCCAAATGACGAAGAGATTCCTCATGGTTTCATTTTTGCAACGTTCATGTTGGCCTCAATGTTGGGAAGTTCAATTGCATCACGATTGCTGGCCCGTTCTGCCAAAGTTGAGAGCTATATGCAGATTGTCTTCACCATCTCTTCTGCCTCACTCATGCTCCCAATTGTGACCAGT TTCCTTGTAGCGCCATCCAAGGTAAAAGGCGAAGGTATGTCATTTGGCGGGTATATCCAGGTCCTTGGTTTCTGCGTATTTGAGGCTTGTGTCGGGATCTTCTGGCCATCAATCATGAAAATGAGGTCACAATACATTCCCGAAGAGGCACGTAGCACAATCATGAACTTCTTCCGCATACCTCTAAATATCTTCGTCTGCATCGTGCTGTACAAC GTTGAGGCCTTCCCCATAACAGTGATGTTCGGCATGTGTTCCATTTTCCTCTTCGTGGCATCCATATTGCAGAGGCGGCTTTTGGTCATTGCTGAAAGTCAAAAACCAA AACCACAAGATTGGACagcaatgaaggagagagatccTGAAGACGAACCACTAAATGCCTGA